One window of Vespa velutina chromosome 2, iVesVel2.1, whole genome shotgun sequence genomic DNA carries:
- the LOC124947190 gene encoding histone-lysine N-methyltransferase SETMAR-like: protein MIHKLAEMLNMSKSTIHEHFVKLSYINRFDVWVPHDLTEKNLMDRISICDSLYKRNEETSSLKQVVTGDEKWIIYNNVERKRSWGKRNELSLVTPKADLHPKKVMLYELKTAIEQKRPEIANREGIVFYQDNAQPHVSLTTQQKLLEFG, encoded by the exons ATGATACATAAATTAGCAGAAATGTTAAATATGTCAAAATCCACCATCCACGAGCATTTTGTGAAGCTTAGCTACATAAACCGTTTTGATGTATGGGTTCCCCACGATTTAACAGAGAAAAATCTGATGGATCGCATTTCCATTTGCGACTCGCTCTATAAACGCAACGAGGAGACATCATCTTTGAAGCAAGTAGTGACGGGGGATGAAAAATggatcatttataataatgttgagCGAAAAAGATCATGGGGAAAGCGGAATGAACTATCTTTAGTCACCCCAAAAGCCGATCTTCATCCAAAGAAGGTCATGCTCT ACGAATTAAAGACAGCAATTGAACAAAAACGTCCAGAAATAGCGAATCGGGAGGGCATCGTGTTTTATCAGGACAATGCGCAGCCTCATGTGTCTTTGACAACTCAACAAAAGTTGTTAGAGTTTGGTTGA